The proteins below are encoded in one region of Thermococcus peptonophilus:
- a CDS encoding glycosyltransferase family 2 protein: MKEDTVCAVVVTYNRKELLLECLEALRRQTRPIDAIYLIDNSSTDGTPEFLLEKGYIKELPPPKLLKPWEKIFIIHDAMSEKRIKFHYVRMPKNVGGAGGFYEGVKRAYSMGYTWLWLMDDDAEPAPNALEKLLEALDSLNLEEISAIASSVVEYNKINLYTRGYLDFDNPFPLIQKPAPYEVYKHKVSEIDFASFVGILIHRDAISKIGFPKKEFFIYHDDVEYCIRLKQVGKIYLVPGSVIKHKGALKKQELPTRKFFGKMFYRIPYRELWRTYYGIRNLTYLGKIYSNSKFKFIIRLLKKYLLSLVSIILFDDHKITRIYFISSAYLDGLMEIFDNKKPKRILYGRESQ, translated from the coding sequence ATGAAAGAAGATACAGTATGTGCTGTTGTAGTTACATATAATAGAAAAGAATTGCTCCTAGAATGCTTAGAAGCGCTAAGGAGACAGACGAGACCAATAGATGCTATTTATCTCATAGATAATTCTTCAACAGATGGGACACCAGAATTCCTTCTGGAAAAAGGGTATATCAAAGAATTACCACCCCCCAAATTACTTAAACCATGGGAAAAAATTTTTATAATCCATGATGCAATGTCGGAGAAACGCATAAAATTCCATTATGTTAGGATGCCCAAAAACGTGGGAGGAGCTGGAGGCTTCTATGAAGGGGTAAAGCGAGCATATAGTATGGGGTATACTTGGTTGTGGTTAATGGATGATGATGCAGAACCTGCTCCTAATGCTTTAGAAAAATTACTAGAGGCACTGGATTCTCTAAACTTGGAAGAGATCAGTGCCATAGCTAGCTCTGTGGTTGAGTATAACAAGATTAATCTGTATACTAGGGGATATCTCGATTTTGATAATCCATTTCCATTGATTCAGAAACCAGCACCCTATGAGGTGTATAAACATAAGGTTTCAGAAATAGATTTTGCTTCTTTTGTTGGCATCTTAATTCATAGGGATGCTATTTCAAAAATAGGTTTTCCTAAAAAAGAGTTCTTTATATATCATGATGACGTTGAGTATTGTATCCGCCTAAAGCAAGTTGGCAAGATTTATTTAGTCCCCGGCAGTGTGATAAAACACAAGGGGGCTCTAAAAAAACAGGAATTACCAACAAGAAAGTTTTTTGGAAAAATGTTCTACAGAATCCCTTACAGAGAGCTTTGGAGGACTTATTATGGAATCCGGAATCTCACATATTTGGGAAAGATATATTCAAATAGTAAATTTAAGTTCATAATAAGATTATTAAAAAAGTATCTTCTTTCATTAGTAAGTATTATACTTTTTGATGATCATAAAATTACAAGGATATATTTTATCTCTTCTGCTTACCTTGATGGACTGATGGAGATTTTTGACAACAAAAAACCAAAGAGGATTCTTTACGGAAGAGAGTCACAATAA
- a CDS encoding glycosyltransferase family 2 protein: MQMNAPRVSIIILNWNGWEDTIECLESLYRITYPNYDVIVVDNGSKDDSVRKIKEYAEGKIEVNSKFFEYNPSNKPIKVFDINEGDTRKGKFNKPAYEKFDPNRRMILIKNKDNYGFAGGNNVGIKFALSVLTSDYILLLNNDTVVHPGFLTELVKVASSNKNIGAISPKIHYYWNGKIQYCGKTHKLGPIWTTMHKSCKPNKMDKGISSSLINTDEIHGACMLVKKDTLLSFGFLDEDYFAYWEETDFSLRLRKGGISLAVASLSTIWHKVGNRNILKKTIRPISAYLFGRNMILIILKNYTEFYKLLGMSILLILRIPLLLLNYILFYGNKKSSIYFALGVLAAMENERKSPILFYKTFNK; this comes from the coding sequence ATGCAGATGAATGCCCCGAGGGTATCTATAATCATTCTCAACTGGAACGGCTGGGAGGATACAATAGAATGTTTGGAATCGCTCTATAGAATCACCTATCCTAACTATGATGTTATCGTGGTGGATAACGGCTCCAAGGATGACTCGGTGAGGAAGATTAAGGAGTATGCAGAGGGAAAGATTGAGGTCAATTCAAAGTTTTTTGAGTACAATCCGAGCAATAAACCGATTAAGGTTTTTGATATCAATGAAGGTGACACAAGGAAAGGGAAGTTCAATAAACCCGCCTACGAGAAATTTGATCCGAATAGGCGAATGATTTTAATCAAAAATAAGGACAACTACGGCTTTGCTGGTGGGAACAACGTTGGAATAAAATTTGCTTTGAGCGTTTTGACCTCTGACTATATTTTGCTTTTGAATAACGATACTGTTGTTCATCCAGGCTTTTTAACGGAGCTTGTAAAAGTTGCCTCCAGTAACAAGAACATTGGAGCCATAAGCCCTAAAATACATTATTACTGGAACGGAAAAATTCAATACTGCGGTAAAACTCACAAATTAGGCCCAATATGGACTACTATGCATAAATCATGCAAACCTAATAAAATGGATAAAGGCATCTCCTCTTCATTAATAAACACAGATGAAATCCATGGCGCATGTATGTTAGTCAAAAAAGATACTCTCTTGAGTTTTGGATTTTTAGATGAAGATTATTTTGCATATTGGGAAGAAACCGACTTTTCGCTTAGGTTACGTAAAGGCGGAATTTCGTTGGCAGTAGCCTCTCTCTCGACGATTTGGCACAAAGTTGGCAATAGAAACATTTTAAAGAAAACAATTAGACCTATATCAGCATATTTGTTTGGACGAAATATGATACTAATCATATTGAAAAACTACACTGAATTCTACAAACTGCTTGGCATGAGTATATTGCTAATTTTAAGAATTCCATTATTACTTTTAAATTACATTCTTTTTTATGGAAATAAAAAAAGCAGTATATATTTTGCATTGGGGGTATTAGCAGCGATGGAAAATGAAAGAAAGTCGCCTATACTGTTTTATAAAACATTCAATAAATAG
- a CDS encoding glycosyltransferase family 4 protein: MKLLLINYMETTAPGGINKVVFEIARWLSKWSHEVVVFNPAWDNRLQMSEEKIENFTLIRGYKYRESLYGFSIKNIGVVRELIKKFDPDVVHVHGYHTLFSPEIVYVVKKYFSKIPVIFSPHYMPFGHATLLGEYLWSVYNKISNLLIFPKIDHLIVASNFEKDSLLYDIPNTGDIEISVIPHGVDVIDVQKKPQREEITLLFSGYLQERKGVQYILRALYELVYEYKMANVRLTIIGEGPYKQSLLKLAKQLNIMQYIVWKPFVVDRTELFKEIQNADIFLLLSKNENYGITVAEALALGTPVIVTKHSALKEFLTEPGCFGVDYPPNPKKVAELILKILNSDVRVGPFSKRIRTWDEVVKDYEKVYNLVLRRVKNMR, from the coding sequence ATGAAGCTCCTTTTAATTAATTATATGGAAACTACTGCACCGGGAGGGATAAATAAGGTAGTGTTTGAAATTGCTAGATGGCTTTCTAAATGGAGTCATGAGGTTGTTGTTTTTAATCCAGCTTGGGATAATCGCCTGCAAATGAGTGAAGAAAAGATAGAGAATTTTACATTGATTAGGGGATACAAATACAGAGAATCCCTTTATGGATTTAGCATCAAAAATATCGGAGTTGTCAGAGAATTAATAAAAAAGTTTGATCCAGATGTTGTTCACGTTCATGGATACCATACCTTGTTCTCACCTGAAATAGTTTATGTTGTCAAGAAATACTTTTCCAAAATTCCAGTGATATTTTCTCCGCATTATATGCCCTTCGGACATGCCACGCTCCTAGGAGAGTATCTGTGGTCAGTATACAACAAGATAAGCAATTTACTAATTTTTCCTAAAATAGATCATCTAATAGTTGCGTCTAATTTTGAAAAGGATAGTTTGCTCTATGATATCCCCAATACAGGGGACATTGAAATTAGTGTGATCCCCCATGGGGTGGATGTGATTGATGTTCAAAAGAAACCTCAGAGGGAAGAAATTACATTATTGTTTTCTGGATATCTTCAGGAGCGAAAAGGTGTTCAATACATACTCCGAGCCCTCTATGAACTTGTTTATGAATATAAAATGGCGAACGTCAGACTTACGATTATTGGGGAAGGTCCATATAAACAAAGTTTATTAAAATTAGCGAAGCAATTAAATATAATGCAATATATTGTATGGAAACCATTTGTAGTTGATAGAACAGAACTTTTTAAGGAAATTCAGAATGCAGATATATTTTTGTTGTTGTCCAAGAATGAAAACTATGGAATCACTGTTGCCGAAGCACTTGCACTTGGAACTCCAGTAATAGTTACAAAACATAGTGCCTTGAAGGAGTTTTTAACAGAACCTGGATGTTTTGGTGTTGATTATCCTCCTAATCCTAAGAAAGTCGCGGAATTAATATTAAAAATCTTAAACAGCGATGTTAGAGTGGGACCGTTTAGTAAAAGGATAAGAACTTGGGATGAAGTTGTGAAAGATTACGAAAAGGTATACAATCTAGTACTGAGAAGAGTGAAGAATATGAGGTGA
- a CDS encoding DUF2206 domain-containing protein, translating into MDRKSLIITISILLGLNSGILADYLGIRIPLVRQIFGFVALMFLPGYLLLRIFNTKTESISEEIFLEVALSISVVMIMGIFANFVYPLLGVEKPITILPILLTFNVVTLGLLAVEQIRSVPVPQHTRRQIRIAKWDLFFALLPAGSLLGAYFFSHYGDNKGLLLLYFVIALTPLVFIKSKNFNRAFGIWSIAISLMWSTVFGVSWNYIWGYDINGEYYYSNLVLSKGVWEISTFKAYNTVASINILAPLSSLVTSMNLVSIFKVMYPFIFSLVPVVLLKAYEMLLQDKLRAELSVLFFMFLFTFFTEMMALARQMIAEVYLALLVYATIRKINSIFLSVFLVSLVISHYGTAYLAIFALVSLLLLGNIKTKRNINNRIIIFTWVITLFWYQHVGGGFQFQKLVDVGYQTLLMLKDLGDIQRSQGLAIIVSKTTLAREVGKWINIIAQGFISVGILAAAYTIAKDPRKKYIEFYVLSFVFFAYDVAGVIVPYFANRLNTPRLYQITLFFLSPYLIIGANALSRIFYNLYKNMVSSNTISNNYEVKILSVLLVIYFLFNSGVVLTIFHDPYPPMWLNRYQSPSWSTKEIIGAKWIKHYEIQNSITYLGNFKFPLFSGLGIKTKWFGFKKSIVVQDFPETQEYVYLGKETTLHKEIESFYFGAGGIPIHEFISLYQTDLWKQLYNFNKIYANPHVSIYCQR; encoded by the coding sequence ATGGACAGAAAATCACTGATAATCACCATCTCGATTTTGTTGGGGTTGAACTCAGGAATACTAGCGGATTACTTAGGCATCCGCATACCACTGGTCAGGCAGATTTTTGGGTTCGTTGCCCTGATGTTCCTACCGGGGTATCTTCTCTTAAGGATATTTAACACAAAAACGGAAAGCATCTCTGAAGAGATATTCCTCGAAGTTGCCCTCAGCATCTCGGTCGTCATGATTATGGGGATTTTTGCAAATTTTGTATATCCACTCCTTGGGGTTGAAAAACCTATAACCATTCTTCCGATTCTCTTGACATTTAACGTGGTTACCCTGGGGCTACTCGCGGTGGAGCAGATCAGGTCAGTGCCGGTGCCTCAGCACACCAGAAGGCAGATCAGGATAGCAAAGTGGGACTTATTCTTTGCCCTTCTGCCCGCCGGGTCTCTGCTTGGTGCCTACTTTTTCAGCCACTACGGGGATAACAAGGGATTGCTTCTCCTTTATTTCGTGATAGCGCTTACCCCACTAGTTTTTATTAAATCCAAGAACTTTAACAGAGCCTTTGGGATATGGTCAATTGCGATTTCCCTTATGTGGTCAACTGTTTTTGGGGTATCCTGGAACTATATCTGGGGATACGACATAAATGGGGAGTACTACTATTCAAATTTAGTTTTATCAAAAGGAGTCTGGGAAATTTCAACTTTTAAAGCATATAATACTGTTGCAAGTATAAATATACTTGCACCATTATCTTCTTTGGTAACAAGTATGAATCTGGTCTCAATATTCAAAGTTATGTATCCATTTATATTTTCATTAGTTCCAGTGGTACTTTTAAAGGCCTATGAAATGCTTTTGCAAGATAAACTTCGGGCTGAACTCTCAGTATTATTCTTTATGTTTCTCTTTACATTTTTCACAGAAATGATGGCTCTTGCGAGACAAATGATCGCAGAAGTATACTTGGCCCTGCTTGTTTATGCAACAATAAGAAAGATAAATTCTATATTTTTGAGTGTGTTCCTGGTGTCTCTAGTAATCTCGCACTATGGGACTGCATATTTAGCAATATTTGCACTTGTCTCCCTTCTCCTGTTGGGGAATATCAAAACAAAAAGAAACATAAATAATAGAATTATAATATTTACATGGGTGATAACTCTGTTCTGGTACCAGCATGTCGGGGGAGGGTTTCAATTTCAAAAGTTAGTGGATGTTGGATATCAAACACTCTTAATGCTCAAAGATTTGGGAGATATACAGCGATCACAAGGACTCGCAATTATAGTAAGTAAAACCACTCTTGCGAGGGAAGTAGGAAAATGGATAAATATCATTGCTCAAGGTTTTATTTCAGTGGGGATTCTAGCCGCGGCTTATACTATTGCCAAGGATCCCAGGAAAAAATATATAGAATTTTATGTATTGTCCTTTGTGTTCTTCGCTTATGACGTTGCCGGAGTAATTGTTCCATATTTTGCGAATAGATTAAATACTCCAAGGCTTTATCAGATAACATTATTTTTCCTATCCCCATACTTAATTATTGGGGCAAATGCACTAAGTAGAATTTTTTATAACCTTTATAAAAACATGGTATCTAGTAATACTATATCTAATAATTATGAGGTCAAGATTCTCTCGGTTCTATTGGTAATTTATTTTCTGTTTAACTCTGGGGTTGTACTAACAATTTTCCATGATCCATATCCGCCTATGTGGCTCAATAGGTATCAATCTCCCTCTTGGAGTACAAAAGAAATCATTGGGGCGAAATGGATAAAGCATTATGAGATTCAAAATAGCATTACCTATTTAGGCAACTTCAAGTTTCCATTGTTTTCAGGATTAGGAATAAAAACCAAATGGTTTGGGTTTAAGAAATCCATAGTAGTACAGGATTTCCCTGAGACTCAAGAATATGTATATCTTGGGAAAGAAACTACATTACACAAAGAGATAGAAAGTTTTTATTTTGGAGCAGGAGGCATTCCAATCCATGAATTCATCTCTTTATATCAGACAGATTTATGGAAACAGTTGTATAATTTTAACAAAATTTACGCTAATCCGCATGTGAGTATATATTGCCAACGTTAA
- the glf gene encoding UDP-galactopyranose mutase, whose translation MFDVVVVGSGFAGSVLAERLSNVLRKRVLIIEKRPHIGGNSYDYYNEEGLLVHKYGPHVFRTNSKEVFEYLSKFTEWIPYQHKVLANINGTKVPVPFNLNSLYKLFPAETARSLELKLVKHFGYGTRIPILKLKKVADELGDKDLKSLANFVYEKVYLNYTLKQWEESPEELIGVLDRVPVVLSRDNRYFNDKYQAMPKYGYTTLFYKMLLNPNIKILLNTDYKEVLEVDIDTGEVSLFGKPWKGILIYTGPIDYFFDYEFGELPYRSLEFKFETYNVEYFLDAAVENYPNEYDFTRITEFKRLTFQKHPKTTVAYEYPRKYIPSKNEPYYPIPRKENLRRYQLYNERARLLNNKSKTRFIFIGRLAEYKYYTMSDVIQRALDEFKKLMGANKI comes from the coding sequence ATGTTCGACGTCGTTGTTGTTGGAAGTGGGTTTGCTGGAAGTGTATTGGCCGAGAGACTTTCTAATGTATTGCGGAAGAGAGTATTAATTATTGAAAAGCGACCCCATATAGGAGGAAATAGCTATGATTATTATAACGAGGAGGGACTTCTTGTCCATAAATATGGGCCTCATGTATTTAGAACGAATTCAAAAGAAGTCTTTGAATATCTTTCAAAATTCACTGAGTGGATCCCATATCAACACAAAGTTTTGGCAAATATAAATGGAACAAAAGTTCCAGTACCGTTTAATTTGAACTCACTATATAAGCTATTCCCTGCAGAAACAGCTAGATCATTAGAATTAAAACTAGTAAAACACTTCGGTTATGGTACTCGAATACCAATACTTAAACTAAAAAAAGTTGCTGATGAACTTGGAGACAAAGATTTGAAGTCCCTAGCAAACTTCGTTTATGAGAAAGTTTATTTAAACTATACTCTTAAACAATGGGAAGAATCTCCCGAGGAGCTGATTGGGGTACTAGATAGAGTCCCAGTGGTACTCTCTAGAGATAACAGATATTTTAATGATAAATATCAAGCGATGCCAAAGTATGGGTATACTACATTGTTCTACAAAATGTTATTAAATCCCAATATCAAGATATTACTGAATACAGATTATAAGGAGGTTCTTGAAGTTGATATCGATACTGGTGAAGTTTCTCTTTTTGGAAAACCTTGGAAGGGAATACTAATATATACCGGCCCAATAGATTATTTCTTTGATTATGAATTCGGAGAATTACCCTATAGATCCTTAGAGTTCAAATTTGAAACTTATAATGTTGAATATTTTTTAGATGCAGCCGTTGAAAATTATCCCAATGAGTACGATTTTACAAGGATTACAGAATTTAAGAGACTAACATTCCAAAAACACCCAAAAACAACTGTCGCTTATGAGTATCCTAGGAAGTACATTCCTTCAAAAAACGAGCCATATTATCCAATCCCAAGGAAAGAAAATCTCAGAAGATACCAGTTATATAATGAACGTGCAAGGTTGTTAAATAATAAAAGCAAGACAAGATTCATATTCATTGGTAGACTAGCTGAGTACAAATACTACACTATGAGTGATGTTATTCAAAGAGCACTTGATGAGTTCAAGAAACTAATGGGGGCAAATAAAATATGA
- a CDS encoding sulfatase-like hydrolase/transferase: MDYPNVILIVVDTLRDDYSYPLKENLKKFGFISYNNAIAPTSWTIPSHASLFTGLYPLLHKIHETKHKKNPDIRFDDLPPEITLQHFLGELGYESYLLSANPYISPFFGLSGFDYFHDTYSGKYSIFLSDNEQEYIDKLKIRTRTTKELLSKLWNDKQFKLLLKVTGGFIIWKLGLVKGWPFDMGARKTIEVLRRILKKENWRDSNPFFIFVNLMEVHEPYSRLENPQTLIKSFKRNLLTGELNFEQVLLWKQVYPKEVDYITERILEIIKILKYEDMFDNSIIIITSDHGQLLGEHGRIGHGTFLYDELLKVPLLVKFPKEYESHYPGDSESWISLTKIKQLILSVVENKLEVHQLYSSVVFAESYGIQDYINPPTDRDQYNNFYALEKYRIAIYYKNFKGIFNVTDWKFEEIISYDPKTEVTEDIVKHMKKEIIKFLKTVEFRSISKIGELTIY, from the coding sequence ATGGATTACCCCAATGTGATACTTATTGTAGTAGACACTCTGAGAGATGATTACTCATATCCTCTGAAAGAAAATCTAAAAAAGTTTGGATTTATTTCGTACAATAATGCTATAGCTCCTACCTCATGGACAATTCCTAGTCATGCATCATTATTTACTGGTTTATACCCCCTACTTCACAAAATACATGAGACAAAACACAAAAAAAATCCCGATATACGATTTGATGATCTACCACCTGAAATCACACTGCAACACTTTTTAGGAGAACTGGGATATGAATCCTACTTGTTAAGCGCGAATCCATATATATCCCCATTTTTTGGGTTATCTGGATTTGATTATTTCCATGATACATATTCGGGGAAATATAGCATTTTTCTTTCTGACAACGAACAAGAATATATTGATAAATTAAAAATAAGGACAAGGACAACCAAAGAGTTATTATCTAAATTATGGAATGATAAACAATTTAAATTATTATTAAAAGTTACAGGCGGTTTTATTATCTGGAAGCTTGGGCTAGTAAAAGGATGGCCATTTGATATGGGCGCCCGAAAAACAATAGAAGTTTTAAGGAGAATTCTCAAGAAAGAAAATTGGCGGGATTCTAATCCATTTTTTATATTCGTAAACTTGATGGAAGTCCACGAACCCTACTCTAGACTTGAAAATCCTCAAACCCTCATAAAATCATTCAAACGTAACCTTCTAACTGGTGAACTAAATTTTGAGCAAGTACTATTATGGAAACAAGTTTATCCTAAAGAAGTAGATTACATAACAGAAAGAATCCTTGAGATTATTAAAATACTAAAATACGAAGATATGTTTGACAATTCCATTATTATCATCACTAGTGATCATGGACAGCTCCTTGGAGAGCATGGAAGAATAGGTCATGGGACCTTCCTTTATGATGAACTTCTAAAAGTGCCTCTTCTTGTAAAGTTCCCAAAGGAATATGAATCTCATTACCCGGGGGACTCGGAATCTTGGATCAGTCTCACAAAAATTAAACAGTTAATTTTGAGTGTGGTTGAAAATAAACTGGAGGTACATCAATTGTACTCCTCTGTTGTATTTGCCGAGTCGTATGGCATACAAGATTATATAAACCCCCCCACAGATAGAGATCAATACAACAACTTTTATGCCCTTGAAAAATACCGGATTGCTATCTATTACAAAAACTTTAAAGGAATTTTCAATGTCACAGACTGGAAGTTTGAAGAAATCATTTCGTATGATCCCAAAACAGAAGTCACTGAAGACATTGTAAAACACATGAAAAAAGAGATCATAAAATTCCTAAAAACTGTTGAATTCAGAAGCATTTCAAAGATAGGTGAGTTAACTATTTATTGA